A region of the Kaistia geumhonensis genome:
AGCAGCGAGGCGGTCTGCACGCCGAGCTGGCCAAGCGTCGCGATCGCGGTCAGCACGATGATCGCATAGCGCACCACGGCGCCCAGCACCGGCCGGACCGTGCGGTCGATATGGGCGACGGTGCCGCCATAGCCGGAAACGAAGCGGCCGGCGAAGCGGGCGAGGGTGATGCCGGCGACGAGAACGATGAGCGCGGTGAGCAGGCGTGGAAGGAAGGCGACGCTCCAGGTCCAGGCCATGGCGGCGCCGGCATTGAGATCAGGCGGTGTGACGATCGGGTCCAAGGGTTCTAGCTCCGCTGCGTGGATTATCCCGCAACGCAGCATGGCCGCGATCGATCCCGCCTCCGGCGGGAACCAGCCGGCGGTGACGATGTTGGCTGCATATCGCAACCGATCGTCGGAGGGCGGGTCATGACTGTTGCCAGATATCAGGTTCTGCCGCGCGAGGACCATTGGGTCGTTCGTCACGACGAAGACGTCGCCGGGCCGTACATCACCAAGCAGGCCGCTTTCGACGCCGCGGTGAGCACCGCGGGCCGCGCCATGGCCGAAGGCTACGCCGTGGAGCTGACGGTGGCCTCCGGCGCCGACGGGCGCGCTGCCTGAATGACCATTCCTCCGGGCTCCGATCCTCCGGCCAGGCTTTGCTGCGCGCTGCCCTATCGGCTGCGCAGCGATCACGTCGAAATCCTTCTCATCACGGATCGCGCCGGGCGATGGATCCTTCCCAAGGGCCATATGCGCCCGAGCGAAGCCCCGTTTCAGGCGGCGGAGCGCGAGGCCTGGGAGGAGGCGGGTGTCCGGGGTTCGATCGACGTGCTCCCCATCGGTGGCTTCGACCATGCCGGGGAGGGCGGGACGGAACACGTCCTCGTCTATCCGCTCGGCGTCGCCGAGGAGGCTGCGGCCTGGCCTGAGTCCGATCGCCGCCGTCGCCGCTGGGCGCGGGCCGAGGAAGTATCGCGGCTGGTGTCGCGCGATCTCGCGCCACTGGTCGAGGAATTCGCCGCCGATACAGACGCGATGCTCGGCGATGGCGCCGACAAGGGGTTCGATCGCAATTGACCACGCTGACGAGTGAACGGGTCGCCGCTGCGAATGAGGCGGCCGAAGGAGTGTCGACACGGTTTCATCCGGTCGCCACGGGGCTTCTCGCGCCGGGACGCAATGCCTGGCGCAGCGAGATCTCGGCACGCACGGCGGTGATCGTCGACGGCTTCGACTATTTCCGGCATCTCGAAGAGGCGCTTCGTCGCGCCCGGCGCTCGATCATGGTCATCGGCTGGGATTTCGACGATTCGATCCGTCTCACCGATGACGGGCCGCCGCTCGGCGAGCTGCTGCGCGGCCTCGTCGAGGACAAGCCGGCTCTCGAGGTGCGCGTGCTCGTCTGGAGCGTCGCGGTGCTGCATGCGCCGAGCCCGGTGATGCCGCTGCTGTTCGGTTCGCCCTGGCAGCAGCATCCGCGCATCAGCGTCCGGCTGGATACCGCGCACCCCTTCTATGCCGCGCATCACCAGAAGATCGTCGTCATCGACGATGCGCTCGCCTTTGTCGGCGGGATCGACATGACCAATGGCCGGCGCGACACGCCGGAGCACCGGCCTGACGAACCCCGCCGCGCCGGACCCGACGGCAAGCCGGCCGAGCCGGTCCATGACGTCCACATGGCCGTCAGCGGCCCGGCCGCCGCGGCGCTCGGCGTCATCGCGCGCGATCGCTGGCTGGTGGCGACCGGCGAGAGCCTGCCGCGCCCGATGGATGCCGCTGATCTCGACGCGCTCTGGCCGCCGCAACTTCCCGCCGAGTTCGCGGGGCTTCCCGTCGCCATCGCCCGCACATGGCCGCGCTGGCGCACGCGCCCGCCGGCCTATGAGAGCCAGGCGATGATCCGCGACATGCTGATGGCGGCGAAGCGGCACCTCTATATAGAGGCGCAATATCTCAGTGCGCGCTATGTGCGCACCGCGCTGCGCCGCTTGCTGCGCCGTCAGACGGGGCCGGAAATCGTCATCGTCCTCAATCGCATGCCCGATGTCTTCGTCGAGCGGCTGGTGATGGGCGAGAATTGCATGCGCATGGTGCGCGCGCTGAAGAAGGCCGATCGCTATGGCCGTCTCGCGATCTTCTACCCCGTCGTTCCGGGCAAAAACGGCGACGAGCCGGTGCATGTCCACTCGAAGCTCATCATCACCGACGATCAGGTGATCCGCATCGGATCGGCCAATCTCAACAACCGATCGGTCGGTCTCGACACCGAATGCGACCTCGCGCTCGAGGCATCGGATGACGGTGACCGAGAACGGATCGCCGCGATCCGCCACGGCCTTCTCGCCGAGCATCTCGGTGTCGAGCCCGCGGCGGTCTCCGCCGTCGTCGCCGAGACCGGATCGCTCATCCGCGCGATCGAGAGGCTCAACCGCTCCCCGCGCGGACTGCGGCCGTTCCCGGTGACGCCGGGACCCGCTCATTTCGTCTGGGGGACGCGCTTTCTCGATCCCGAGGCGCCGTTCGAGCCGGGTTGGCTGCTCCGTCTCGGCGCGTATCGCCGTCGCGCGCCCGGGCTGCTGCCAGCTCGGTGACGGCGAGCAGCACGGCGCCGATCGCCAGCGGCACGAGGAAATAGACGATCCGGAACAGGAGGACGGGGCCGACAACGGCTTCGCCCGGCAGCAGCAGGATCACCACGCTCTCGATGACGCCGATGCCACCCGGAACATGCGTGACGAGCGTCGCGATATTGGCGAGCACGAAGATCGCCGCGACATCGAGATAGTCGACATCGCCGGCGGTGCGCACCAGAACGAAGAGGCAGGCCGAGACGAGCGCGAAATTGACCGCGCCGACCAGCGTCTGCGCGACCGCGGTGCGAAGGTGGGGAACGCCGATCTTCCAGCGGGTGATGGTTCGGCCGCCGAAGCGCCAGGCCAGCAGCAGATAGACCGCCACCGCCAGGGCTGCCAGCGCTGCGACCGTGCGCCCGAGCGTGGCGCTGCCCAGCAGCCGCGCGGAGAGCTCGCCATGCATCAGGAGGGGCGCGATCGACAAAGAGAGAAGCCCGAGCGCGACGGTCAGTCCACAGAGCGCCGTCAGCTTGGCGAGATCGGCGAGATGCACGCCGTGCCGGCGATAGAAGCGATAGCGGATCGCGCCGCTGCTGAGCCCCGAGAAGCCGACCGTATGGCCGATCGACAGGCTGACGAAGGAGGCGAGGGCGACGGAGGGATAGCGGATGCGGTGGCCGAGATGGCGGAGCGCGATCCGGTCGGAAAGCGTGAGCGTCGCATAGCTCGCCGCGGCGAACAGGAGGGCGAGCGCGATGCTCGCCGGCGGAACGGCCTTCATCGCCGCCACGATCTCGCCGAGGCTGTAGTTGCGAAGCGTCAGCCAGACGAGCACGCCCGCCGCCACGAGGCCGAGCAGCCAGAAGGCGCGCATGATCCATCGCTTGATGTCGGGATTGATGCGCGGCTTCCGCCGCGCTTCGGTCTCTGGAACTCGGCTCGGGCGGGAATCGGCGGCGGCGGGCTTTGTCATGATCCTCTGAACGGCGCAGCGGGCGCGAGCGTTCCATCCCCGTCGTGGTCGGCGAAGGCGAATTCGGCGACGAGCGGCAGATGGTCCGAGGCGAGGCGGGCGAGCGGCGTTCGCACCACACGGCAGCCCGTCACGCGCAGTCCCATGCGATGCCATAGATGGTCGATCCGCAGGAACGGCCTGCGGCTGGGAAAGGTCGCGCCTCGCCGGTCGCCTGGCTCGCCCCGGAAGGCGTTCGTCCAGTTCGCGGCAAGACGCCGATAGGTCGGCGTGCCGGGCGGGGCGTTGAAGTCGCCGCCGAGCACGGCGGCGGTGGAGAGCGATGGCGAGGCCGACCAGTCGGGGCCGGAGAGATCGGCGGTCTGCGCCGCCTGCTGGTGCGGCAGCAGTCCGAGATGGCAGTTGAGCACATCGATGTGCCGCCCTTCCGTCTCGACGCGTACCCAAAGCGCGCCCCGTCTTTCCCCGGTGAAGTGACGGGGGCCGACGAGCGGGCCGGCCTTCACCAGCGTCATCGGCAGGCGGGAGAGGATCGCATCGCCATAGCTTTCCTCGGCGAAGGTAAGCGCGGCGTGGAAATGGCGCGTCATGTCGAGCGCCTCGGCAATCCGGTGCGCCTGGTCGTGGCGCCCGGTGCGCAGGCGGCCGACATCGATCTCCTGCAACAGGACGACATCCGGCGCCTCGGCCGCGATCACCGAGGCGATGCGCTCGATCGAGAGGAGACCATCGGTGCCGATGCAGGAATGGACGTTGTAGGTGAGGACGCGGAGCAAATCTCTGCCGTTCGGTGGCCGGAAGACGTCGAGCCAACGTCGCCCGGCGCGCCACGTTCCAGACGAAAGAACCCCGCCGCAACCGGGTCGAGGCGAGGTTCCAATTGTCGGCCGGGCGCCGGATGGTCGGCACACGGCCCTTAGGGCTTCGGGATCGGCCGCGCCGTGTCGACCGGCCGATCCTCGTCCTTGTCTGTGAAATGCTTGGTCAGGAGCTCCGGGCGCTCTGCCGTCCAGCGTTCACATGACGGTCATGCGTGCCGCCGCTCGTTCTTCCGGTCGCCATTCGCCGTCTCCTGCCGGGAGGTCGCTACGTGCCGGAGCTTGCGTCAGGTTCAGCTCTGGCCACCCTTGCGGCCAGCCTCGGACGCGCGTTCGCGGTCGTTGGCGAAGTTGCCGCCGCCGCCCTGTTGTGATCCGCCGCTGCCGGAAGCCTGCTGCTGCCCGCCATGTGAGGCCTCGCCACCCTTGCGGCCGGCTTCGGCGGCCAGCTGGCGATCCTGCGAGAAGCTGCGCTTTTCGTCCGGTACGCTCTGCCCACCCTTGCGGCCGGCCTCGGCGGCGAGTTCGCGGTTCTTCGAGAAGCTGCGCTTTTCGTCCGGCACGCTCTGGCCGCCTTTCGAGGCGATGTCGCGCTGCTTGCCTTCGTCCATCGATGCGAAGCCGCGGTTCGAGGTATCCTGATTGTTGGCCATTGTTGTCATCCTCCTTTGGGACGGGACGACCGGACAACGACTGACGCCATGTCGGGTTTCATATTAACTTGTTGATTTTAATCAGCTTAGGCTTGGCTTTTGTTTGAAGGCCGACAAACTTCGACAATCGGAACTTGTTCCCTTCGGACGTGTTCCTCTGCGAAGGCCGTGGGGGCTATCGGTCGCTGCGACAAGAAGTTTTTCGCTTTCGTGATCGCGGCCGGCGGACTGCCCGGCTGGTTGTTGGGGGCCGCGCCGGGCAGCAGGACGCGGCATGGCCGACGCCCCCGACGGATTGCTCCGCCGCCTGTGGCCGGAGGGGGACCGGCCACACTCTGACAACACCCGAACCTGCGATGTGTTCACGCGTTCGCCGGCGCTTGCGGAAGATGAGGCTTGGGTCCGGAAGCCAGCTCCGGGGCCCCTCAAGAAGGAGGCGCAAACTGGATCTTGCGACCGGGACTGGGCTGCTAGGCGCCGAGCACCCGGTCGGATGCGAACTCCCCCGCGAGTTCTTCGCCTCTCGACAAGAGGCGCTGCATGGCGCGGGATGCCGCGTCGGGGCGACGCTCGCGAATGGCGTCGGTGAGCGCGCGCACGGTCTCGCCGCGGATGCGGCCGATCTGCCCGTCGAGGAAGGCGGGATCCTCCTTCATCAGGCTGCCGAGACAGGCGGCGTTCAGCGCACGCAGATAGGGGTTGCCCGCCGCCGCGACGGCGAACAGGAGCTGGCAGAACGCCGTCCGCCGCTGCTCGGTGCCGCTCGCGGCCTGGAGCCGCTCCGCGGCGTCCGAGAGCGCTGCGCCGTGGCCAGCCCGCGCGACGTCGGAGGCCAGCGAAGCCTGGACGGCGGCGGCAGCTTCCCAGAGCTCGCGGCTTGTCCGGGCGCTGTTTTCCCGGCGCGACCAGGCGATGAGTTCAGGGTCGAGCAGGTTCCAGTGTTCGCGCTCCAGCACCTGGGTCCCGCGCTTGCGACGCGTCTCGAGCAGGCCCTTGGACGCGAGGCCCTTGACCGCCTCGCGCAGCGCCGTGCGGCTTACGCCGAGGCTGGCCGCGAGTTCGTGCTCGTTGGGCAGGATACTACCCGCCGGAAACCGGCCTTCGACGATCGCGAGGAAGATATCGCGCGCCACGAGGCGGTTGAGGCTGTCCGGCTCGGCCCGGACCGGCACCAGGCCCGCCACCCTCGGCGTCGCCGTAGCGCTGCGCAGCGGGATCGGGTCTGGGCGGCGATAAACGGTCACGGTACTGCTCCAGCTGCGAGCCGGCACTTCGCGCTGTTCGACCAAGACGCCGGATTGCAATAGGGGATATGTAGGACTTATACCTCAGATACAGGCGCAAGCGCAACTCTGCGCCACTGTCTCCGGGACCGCCCTTCACATGGCCACCATCGTCTGCTTCGGGGATTCGAACACCTGGGGGTGCCCGCCCTTCGCCAATATCGCGCAGACGCCTGACCGGATCGCGCCCGCGCGTCGCTGGGCGAATGTGATGGGTCGCGCGCTCGGTCCGGCCACCTGGATCGTCGAGGAGGGCCTCTCTGGCCGCACGACCGTGTTCGACGACCCGATCGAGGGCATCCACAAGAACGGCTCGCGCACGCTGATCCCGATCCTCGAGTCGCATGCGCCGATGGACGTGCTGATCCTGATGCTGGGGACCAATGATTTCAAGGACCAGCTCTCCATCAGCGCCTACAACTCGGCGCGCGGCATGCTGACCCTGATCCAGATGGTCAAGGGCCACTACGCGATGGTCGAGCATCCGCCGGAGGTGCTGATCGTCACGCCGCCCGCGATCACGGAGGCGGCCGAGCCGGCGATCTGGGGCGACGGTCACCGGCGCTGCCGCGACCATGCCTATTACCTCGAGCAGGTGGCGCACCGCACCGGATGCTTCCATTTCGACGCCAACAAGGTGGTCGCGGCCGGCATCGACGGCATCCATCTCGACGAGGCGGCGCACGAGATTCTCGGTCGCGCGCTCGCACGCAAGGTCAGCGCGATGCTCGCGTTGCGGAACGTTCGATAGCGCCTCTTTACATCATACATATTACATAATAATCCTGTTGAGGGCGTCAGTCGCGCCCCAGGGGCAAATGCACGTCGGGAGGACGCGCAACGCCTTCGCAGTGGGAGGAAGCTATGAGCATCAAGAAGCTGGGCGCGCTCGCGTTCGCGGCCATGATGGCGGCTGCGCCGTTCGCGGCGCATGCCGAGGAAGACGTGATCATCATGCTCGGCGGCCCGAGCTCCGACCCCTTCTGGGGCGCGGTCCAGCAGGGCTTCGACCAAGCGACCAAGGATTTCGGCGTCAAGACGCAGTGGTCGGCGCCGGCCGACTTCAACGACATCGTGCCCGTCTATACGAAGATGTTCGAGGCCGCGATCGCCCGCAAGCCGGCCGCCATCGCCGTCGGGAACTTCTTCCCCGAGCCGACCGAGCCGCTGATCAAGCAGGCTGCCGCCGAGGGCATCCCCGTCGTCATCATCAATTCGGGCGGCGCGAAGTACAAGGATCTCGGCGCCATCGCCTTCATCGGCGAGGACAGCTACCAGATGGGCTATCAGGGCGGGAAGGTCGCCGTCGGCAAGGGCGTCAAGAACGGCCTCTGCATCAACCAGATCGCGGCCAATCCCGTGCTCGAACAGCGCTGCCAGGGCTATATCGACGCCGTCACGGAAGCCGGTGGCAAGGCCAAGATGGTGATCCTCGCTTCCGAGGACATCGGCAATTCGCAGAAGGTGCAGGCGGCGGTCTCGGCGATGCTGATGCAGGACCCGACCGTCGATGGCGTGGTGACGCTGGGCGTCGCGGTCGGCGTCGACGCGCTCGAGTCCATCAAGCAGGTTCGTGCCACCGGCCGCTCGGTCGATCTCGGCACGATGGATCTCGGCAACACCGTGCTCGAGGCCGTCGCGGCCGGCGACATGAGCTTCGCGTCAGACCAGCAGCCGTTCCTGCAGGGATATTACGGCGTGATGATCCCGATGATGTACAACAAGTACAAGATGGCGCCGTCGGGGGCGATCGGCGTCGGTCCCTACATGGTGACCAAGGACAATGCCGCCGCTGTGCTCGAGGTCAACAAGACCATTCCCGGCTCGCGCGGCGCCAACTGACGGCGCGAGGCGGCGGCCAGGCGCCGCCGCCTTTGCTTGCTGCCCCATGTTCACCGTTCTTCTTGCGTCTGCCGTCCCGCATCGCGTCCGGAAACCTGCCGATGACAGCAACCCTTGAGACTTCGACGCCCGCCGGCCCTGCGCGGCGCCACGGCCTGATCGAGCGGCTGCTCGGTATCGTCTGGATCGGTCCCGCGATCGCGGCGGTCGTCATCTATATCTTCTTCGTCATCGTCGGCGGCGCCTCCGGCTTCCTGTCCATCCCCGGCACGGCCGGCTGGCTCAACACGGCGGCCGAACTCGGCATCATCGCCGTGCCGATCGGCCTCCTGATGATCGCCGGCGAGTTCGATCTTTCCACCGGCTCGGTCGTTGGCGCGGCGGCGATCATCGTCGCCCTCGGAACCGGCTTCTACGGCCTGCCGATCGCGCTCACCATGAGCATGGCGTTGGTGATGGGCATCGCCGTCGGCTGCTTCAATGCGCTGCTTGTCAGCGTCACGCGCCTGCCGAGCTTCATCGTCACGCTGGCGTCGAACTTCATCCTCGCGGGCACCTCGCTCGGCCTGTCGCGGCTGATCTCGGGCTCCTCCAACGTATCGCTCAAGGACGCGGGATGGGCCGAGGTGGTGTTCGGCTCGAAGTGGATGTTCTTCAACGTCTCCGTGCTCTGGTACGCGGTCGCCATCTTCATCGCCGCCTGGGTGCTGAAGCAGACGCCGTTCGGCAACTGGATCTTCGCGACGGGCGGCAATGTCGACGCGGCGCGCCGGGCCGGCGTGCCGGTCGCCCGGGTCAAGCTGATTCTCTTCATCTGGACCGCCGTTTCCTCGGCCTTCGTCGGCGTTATGAGCGCGGTGATGTACAATCAGGGCAATGCCGCGCAGGGCCAGGGCTATGTGTTCCAGAGCGCCATCGCCGCGGTGATCGGCGGCGTGCTCTTGCAGGGCGGCTTCGGCTCGGTGACCGGCATCGTGCTCGGCACCTTCATCTACGGCATCGTCAGCCTCGGCCTCTTCTACACCGGCTGGCCCACGGACTGGCTCGCGACCTTCATCGGCGCGCTGCTCGTGATCGCCGTGCTCACCAACAATTTCGTGCGTGAGCTGGCGCTGAATCGCGGAAAGAGGAAGTCCTGATGCCCGCGCTGATGACCCTTCAGTCCGTATCGCGCAGCTTCGGCAACAATCTCGCGCTCGACGATGTCAGCCTCGAGGCCTATCCCGGCGAGGTGCACTGCCTGCTCGGCGACAATGGTGCCGGCAAGTCGACGCTGATCAAGATCATGTCGGGCGTCACCCCGCCGAGCTCGGGAACCCTCACCTTCGACGGCCGTCCGGTCGCCTTCCGCTCGCCGCGCGACGCCAAGGCGTACGGCATCGGCACCGTGCACCAGGATGTCGGCTCGATCCCGCTCATCTCGGTGGCGCGCAACTTCTTCCTCGGCAACGAGCCGACCAAGGGCTGGGGGCCGTTCCGCCGGCTCGACCACGCGACCGCAAACCGGATTGCGCTCGAGCAGATCCGCGAGATGGGCATCCGACGCATCAACGATGCCGGCCAACTGGTGGGGACGATGTCGGGCGGCGAGCGACAGGCCCTCGCCATCGCCCGGGCGCTCTATTTCGGCGCGCGGCTGCTGATCCTCGACGAGCCGACCGCCGCGCTCGGCGTCAAGGAGAGCAAGATCGTCATCGACCTGATGATCAAGGCGCGGGCGCAGGGCATCGCGCTCGTCTTCATCACCCACAACGCCACGCATGCGCTGCAGGTCGGTGACCGCTTCACGGTGCTGATCCAGGGGCGGATCGCCAGCCAGTTCCGGCGCGGCGAGAAGACACGCGAGGAAGTGCTGAACCTGATGGCGGGCGGCGAGGAATTCGACGCGATCGGCCACGGCGACTGAGAACGGCGACTGAGGACTTCGACGTGAGCACGATCAACTGGAACTCGCAGAGCGCGCCGGCGCAGGGCTTCGTCGCGCCAGGCTTCGAGGCGGTCGCCGAGGAGTTCGCGCGCAACTTCACCATCCGCGGCGATCTCGGCGCGGCTTTCGCCGCGACCCATCACGGGCAGACGGTCGTCGATGTCTGGGGCGGGAGCGCCGCGCCGGGCAGACCGTGGGTCGAGGATACGCTTCAGGTGATCTATTCCGGCACCAAGGGGCTCATGGCCGCCTGCGTGCTGAAGCTCGTCGAGCGTGGAGCGCTCGATCTCGATGCGCCGGTCGCCGAGTACTGGCCGGAATTCGGCGCGGCGGACAAGGGGCGCGTCCGCGTCCGCCATGTCGTTTCGCATTCGGCGGGCCTTCCCGGCGTTGTCGCTCCGCTGACCTCGGCCGACTATACGGACTATGAAAAGATGGAGGCGCTGCTCGCGGCGCAGCCGCTGCCGCCCGATCCGAACGCGTTCCATTGCTATCATCCTGTGACGATCGGCTGGCTGGTCGGCGCGCTCG
Encoded here:
- a CDS encoding phospholipase D-like domain-containing protein, giving the protein MSTRFHPVATGLLAPGRNAWRSEISARTAVIVDGFDYFRHLEEALRRARRSIMVIGWDFDDSIRLTDDGPPLGELLRGLVEDKPALEVRVLVWSVAVLHAPSPVMPLLFGSPWQQHPRISVRLDTAHPFYAAHHQKIVVIDDALAFVGGIDMTNGRRDTPEHRPDEPRRAGPDGKPAEPVHDVHMAVSGPAAAALGVIARDRWLVATGESLPRPMDAADLDALWPPQLPAEFAGLPVAIARTWPRWRTRPPAYESQAMIRDMLMAAKRHLYIEAQYLSARYVRTALRRLLRRQTGPEIVIVLNRMPDVFVERLVMGENCMRMVRALKKADRYGRLAIFYPVVPGKNGDEPVHVHSKLIITDDQVIRIGSANLNNRSVGLDTECDLALEASDDGDRERIAAIRHGLLAEHLGVEPAAVSAVVAETGSLIRAIERLNRSPRGLRPFPVTPGPAHFVWGTRFLDPEAPFEPGWLLRLGAYRRRAPGLLPAR
- a CDS encoding ATP-binding cassette domain-containing protein; amino-acid sequence: MPALMTLQSVSRSFGNNLALDDVSLEAYPGEVHCLLGDNGAGKSTLIKIMSGVTPPSSGTLTFDGRPVAFRSPRDAKAYGIGTVHQDVGSIPLISVARNFFLGNEPTKGWGPFRRLDHATANRIALEQIREMGIRRINDAGQLVGTMSGGERQALAIARALYFGARLLILDEPTAALGVKESKIVIDLMIKARAQGIALVFITHNATHALQVGDRFTVLIQGRIASQFRRGEKTREEVLNLMAGGEEFDAIGHGD
- a CDS encoding NUDIX domain-containing protein, with translation MTIPPGSDPPARLCCALPYRLRSDHVEILLITDRAGRWILPKGHMRPSEAPFQAAEREAWEEAGVRGSIDVLPIGGFDHAGEGGTEHVLVYPLGVAEEAAAWPESDRRRRRWARAEEVSRLVSRDLAPLVEEFAADTDAMLGDGADKGFDRN
- a CDS encoding FadR/GntR family transcriptional regulator, translated to MTVYRRPDPIPLRSATATPRVAGLVPVRAEPDSLNRLVARDIFLAIVEGRFPAGSILPNEHELAASLGVSRTALREAVKGLASKGLLETRRKRGTQVLEREHWNLLDPELIAWSRRENSARTSRELWEAAAAVQASLASDVARAGHGAALSDAAERLQAASGTEQRRTAFCQLLFAVAAAGNPYLRALNAACLGSLMKEDPAFLDGQIGRIRGETVRALTDAIRERRPDAASRAMQRLLSRGEELAGEFASDRVLGA
- a CDS encoding substrate-binding domain-containing protein; amino-acid sequence: MSIKKLGALAFAAMMAAAPFAAHAEEDVIIMLGGPSSDPFWGAVQQGFDQATKDFGVKTQWSAPADFNDIVPVYTKMFEAAIARKPAAIAVGNFFPEPTEPLIKQAAAEGIPVVIINSGGAKYKDLGAIAFIGEDSYQMGYQGGKVAVGKGVKNGLCINQIAANPVLEQRCQGYIDAVTEAGGKAKMVILASEDIGNSQKVQAAVSAMLMQDPTVDGVVTLGVAVGVDALESIKQVRATGRSVDLGTMDLGNTVLEAVAAGDMSFASDQQPFLQGYYGVMIPMMYNKYKMAPSGAIGVGPYMVTKDNAAAVLEVNKTIPGSRGAN
- a CDS encoding DUF2188 domain-containing protein, with the protein product MTVARYQVLPREDHWVVRHDEDVAGPYITKQAAFDAAVSTAGRAMAEGYAVELTVASGADGRAA
- a CDS encoding ABC transporter permease; amino-acid sequence: MTATLETSTPAGPARRHGLIERLLGIVWIGPAIAAVVIYIFFVIVGGASGFLSIPGTAGWLNTAAELGIIAVPIGLLMIAGEFDLSTGSVVGAAAIIVALGTGFYGLPIALTMSMALVMGIAVGCFNALLVSVTRLPSFIVTLASNFILAGTSLGLSRLISGSSNVSLKDAGWAEVVFGSKWMFFNVSVLWYAVAIFIAAWVLKQTPFGNWIFATGGNVDAARRAGVPVARVKLILFIWTAVSSAFVGVMSAVMYNQGNAAQGQGYVFQSAIAAVIGGVLLQGGFGSVTGIVLGTFIYGIVSLGLFYTGWPTDWLATFIGALLVIAVLTNNFVRELALNRGKRKS
- a CDS encoding endonuclease/exonuclease/phosphatase family protein; this translates as MLRVLTYNVHSCIGTDGLLSIERIASVIAAEAPDVVLLQEIDVGRLRTGRHDQAHRIAEALDMTRHFHAALTFAEESYGDAILSRLPMTLVKAGPLVGPRHFTGERRGALWVRVETEGRHIDVLNCHLGLLPHQQAAQTADLSGPDWSASPSLSTAAVLGGDFNAPPGTPTYRRLAANWTNAFRGEPGDRRGATFPSRRPFLRIDHLWHRMGLRVTGCRVVRTPLARLASDHLPLVAEFAFADHDGDGTLAPAAPFRGS
- a CDS encoding GDSL-type esterase/lipase family protein; its protein translation is MATIVCFGDSNTWGCPPFANIAQTPDRIAPARRWANVMGRALGPATWIVEEGLSGRTTVFDDPIEGIHKNGSRTLIPILESHAPMDVLILMLGTNDFKDQLSISAYNSARGMLTLIQMVKGHYAMVEHPPEVLIVTPPAITEAAEPAIWGDGHRRCRDHAYYLEQVAHRTGCFHFDANKVVAAGIDGIHLDEAAHEILGRALARKVSAMLALRNVR